Part of the Paenibacillus guangzhouensis genome is shown below.
CGGAATCCCAGCCAATACGCATTTTGACGGTAACAGGCTTCTTCACCGCATCCACGACGGCAGATACCATCTCATAAATTTTGTTCGGGTCGAGAAGCCAACGCGCACCTGCATCACACTTCGTGATCTTCGGAACAGGACATCCCATGTTGATATCAATTATATCGGCATTTGTCTGCGTATCGACAACCTTTGCGGCTTCGACAAGCGATTCACGGTCACCGCCAAAAATCTGCAAGCTTAGCGGCTTCTCACGATCATCGACGTAGAGCATTTCGATCGTTCTTTTATTTCCATGCAGAATGGCTTTATCACTAACCATCTCTGCGCATACCAGTCCAGTACCGAATTCTTTGGCGATAAGACGAAAAGCCGGATTACAGACGCCTGCCATAGGCGCAAGCACAACTTGATTCTTCATCTCGATGTTGCCGATTTTAAGCATGATCATAACCTCTTTCTTGAATTGCCATATTTATCGCATATGCATGGCACCCGTTAATTCTTCTATTGTAATACCAAGATGTTCTGAAATTCGGATGAGTAACGTCTCTTCAGGTCTGCGGTTACCGCGCTCAATGGCACCAAGAACGGCGACAGAGATGTCCATGCGGTCCGCGAGCTGCTGCTGCGTGAGGCTTTTTAATTTGCGGAATGCTCGGATCCGCTGTGCCAATTGATTGTTCTCCAACGCCGAACGCCTTCCTTTCCCTCCAGTTTATCCATAGCGTCCTGTACGAATTCGTGCAGAGGTCCTGCGGGGATAATATCTGAGAGCGGAGTCAGCACGAACAGTCGCTCATGCATCCGTGGATGAGGGAGAATCAATGTCTCAGAGTTCCATGTAAATTGCTGATTGCGGTAAAAAATCAAATCTAAATCAAGGGTGCGCGGACCCCAATGTATATCCCGAACGCGGCCCAGTTCTTTCTCGGTCTCCATTAACACTTGGAGCAAGGCTTCAGGTTCAAGCGTCGTACTCGCGGCAAGCGCCATATTCAGAAAAGCGGGCTGATCCACATAACCGAACGGATCGGTCTCATACATCGATGATACACGCAAAACCGTGATCGCTGGATGACGGTCCAGCAGCTCGATCGCCGTCATCAACGTGTGTTCACGGTCCCCTAAATTAGCCCCTAAAGCAATATAAACCTCAGAATGATCCGAGGGGTTGGAATAAGTCATTGGCTATATTCTCGCTTTCTATACATGCGTGTTCAAAAAGTCGGCATTTCAGCACTGAGAAGGTTGCGGGAACCTGAAGAAGGAGGAACGGAGTTTAGGCGAAACCTAAATGAGTACCGGACTTCGAAGGTGAACGCAAGATTCGATGTCGACTATGCTTCTTGAATGACTTCGTGATCAAATGATGAATTTTGAACTACCTCTAAACATCAATCTAACGTCTTGGGCGGCAAATTTCAACTGTAACGCCTTGAAAATGAATGTCAAATGGCGGATGCGGCTTAATGACGCGTACCGTCACTTCGTTGATCTTAGTATAAGTGTCGAGTACTACCGATGCAATATTTTCCGCCAAAGTTTCTATAAGTTGGAAGGATTTCTTTTCGACTACTTCTTTGATGGTGTAGAACACTTCAGCATAGTTCACGGAGGCCGTCAAATCATCGGTTGATCCCGCTGGGTAAAGATCCAGCTTCATCTCCAAATCCACGTAATACCGCTGTCCAAGTTTGCGCTCTTCTTCGAACACGCCGTGATAGCCGTAGAACTCCATGCGCGTTAATGTTATTTTATCCATGATTCCATCTCCTTTGCGTGTGTTAATAGGTCGGCTCTGCGGCATAGTACATCGCATCGCACATATCGACCGTGCGCTTGATCTTCGCTACATCATGCACTCGCACAATCTGGCACCCTTGAGCAATACCAAAAGCAACAGTCGCAGCCGTTCCTTCGACGACATCATCGACCGGAAGACCGAGTACTGTGCGAATAAATAGCTTGCGCGAAGTCGCGAGCAGGATCGGATACCCGAGTTCATGCAGCTGATCCAGCTGACGCATAAAATATAAATTCTCTTGCGCATCCTTGGCAAAGCCGATACCCGGATCGACGATGATCCGCTCATCCGCTACGCCTGCCGCTCGAGCAAGCGAGATGCTCTCCCGAAGGT
Proteins encoded:
- a CDS encoding helix-turn-helix domain-containing protein, encoding MENNQLAQRIRAFRKLKSLTQQQLADRMDISVAVLGAIERGNRRPEETLLIRISEHLGITIEELTGAMHMR
- the folK gene encoding 2-amino-4-hydroxy-6-hydroxymethyldihydropteridine diphosphokinase — translated: MTYSNPSDHSEVYIALGANLGDREHTLMTAIELLDRHPAITVLRVSSMYETDPFGYVDQPAFLNMALAASTTLEPEALLQVLMETEKELGRVRDIHWGPRTLDLDLIFYRNQQFTWNSETLILPHPRMHERLFVLTPLSDIIPAGPLHEFVQDAMDKLEGKEGVRRWRTINWHSGSEHSAN
- the folB gene encoding dihydroneopterin aldolase; the protein is MDKITLTRMEFYGYHGVFEEERKLGQRYYVDLEMKLDLYPAGSTDDLTASVNYAEVFYTIKEVVEKKSFQLIETLAENIASVVLDTYTKINEVTVRVIKPHPPFDIHFQGVTVEICRPRR